The proteins below come from a single Arthrobacter sp. zg-Y1171 genomic window:
- a CDS encoding DivIVA domain-containing protein, translating to MTLLLVFLAIAVLGLATVFGIGRLRPGSAGTVPATVQGLPEPDPRLPPVLLPEHPVAGDVSRLRFSVALRGYRMDQVDTVLDRFAAALEERDARIRALEAAGRSNLPDGEAN from the coding sequence GTGACACTCCTCCTGGTCTTCCTTGCCATCGCCGTGCTGGGCCTGGCCACCGTATTCGGGATCGGCCGGCTGCGCCCGGGCTCCGCCGGCACCGTGCCGGCCACGGTACAGGGCCTGCCGGAGCCGGATCCCCGGCTCCCGCCCGTATTGCTGCCTGAGCACCCTGTTGCCGGCGACGTTTCCCGGCTGCGGTTCTCCGTGGCCCTGCGCGGCTACCGCATGGACCAGGTGGACACGGTTCTGGACCGGTTCGCCGCAGCACTCGAAGAACGCGACGCCCGGATCCGCGCGCTCGAAGCAGCGGGCCGGAGCAACCTTCCCGACGGAGAAGCGAATTGA
- a CDS encoding DNA-3-methyladenine glycosylase I encodes MTAVPGADGRLRCGWALASEDYQHYHDTEWGRAVEGEAALFERLSLEAFQSGLSWITILRKREAFRAAFAGFDPQAVAAFDDADRARLLSDAGIVRNAAKIDAVINNARALMELPEHESLGSLLERYRAPADRPAPQALADVPSATAESAALAKDLKKRGFRFVGPITAYAMMQATGYVNDHLGTCWVRHGN; translated from the coding sequence TTGACTGCCGTGCCGGGTGCGGACGGGCGGCTGCGCTGCGGCTGGGCGCTGGCCAGCGAGGACTACCAGCATTATCACGACACGGAATGGGGGCGTGCCGTGGAGGGCGAAGCTGCCCTCTTCGAGCGCCTGAGCCTGGAAGCCTTCCAATCCGGCCTCAGCTGGATCACCATCCTGCGCAAGCGCGAGGCCTTCCGCGCCGCGTTCGCCGGTTTCGACCCGCAGGCCGTGGCGGCCTTTGACGACGCCGACCGGGCGCGGCTGCTGTCCGATGCGGGCATTGTGCGCAACGCCGCCAAAATCGATGCCGTGATCAACAACGCCCGTGCACTGATGGAGCTGCCGGAGCATGAAAGCCTCGGCAGCCTGCTGGAACGGTACCGTGCTCCGGCAGACCGGCCCGCGCCGCAGGCACTGGCCGACGTCCCGTCCGCCACGGCGGAATCCGCGGCGCTGGCCAAGGACCTGAAAAAACGGGGTTTCCGGTTCGTCGGGCCGATCACCGCCTACGCGATGATGCAGGCCACCGGTTACGTCAATGACCACCTCGGGACCTGCTGGGTGCGTCATGGAAACTGA
- a CDS encoding DUF3117 domain-containing protein, with product MAAMKPRTGDGPMEVTKEGRSLILRVPIDGGGRLVVELNVEEAGKLKDCLLGVTG from the coding sequence ATGGCTGCGATGAAACCAAGGACGGGCGACGGGCCCATGGAGGTTACAAAGGAGGGGCGCAGCCTCATTTTGCGGGTGCCGATAGACGGCGGCGGGCGCCTGGTGGTTGAGCTGAATGTAGAAGAAGCAGGGAAGTTGAAAGACTGCCTTCTGGGCGTTACGGGCTAG